One window of the Anopheles aquasalis chromosome X, idAnoAquaMG_Q_19, whole genome shotgun sequence genome contains the following:
- the LOC126571633 gene encoding uncharacterized protein LOC126571633 has product MSAESHQQHQQRMRLHPSSGGTTMMMGGGGGVVRCIPAIVPPQAVSDRSILDSVAGFISDVTLQCQTPLGDAKDHILWVRFESTADISDPSLGDDWELEGGIAPPLLLILGYVTGVQVWIVPANGEAIEVLSWRHGSVKCLRVLPTPTPSPVFDCSLPDPYTHKRPLIALCDSGTSGGGGSGGTGPGPGPGPTGNNATPCPAYTAVNFISLKDGETVRSIKFKSPIVDILANRASIVVTFAERIAVFDARTLDDRLTVTTCHPSPGLNPNPVALGPRWIAYAERRLIPSKRSSGGCEGDGVTSYTATVLNAAKSLGKGLRELGEQVAAGLTGGGVGTGSTGLGGAMGHGPHGGMGSAGDGPGSTAGPGPIATDGTQQPGVVTVLDIKYPIRDISPTTGTPIASNGTDPIVAHFVAHSEALVALAFDAPGMLLLTADRRGHDFHVFRLHPHPSGASLAAVHHLYVLHRGDTTAKVQDVAFSLDSRWVAVSTLRGTTHVFPVTPYGGPAGVRTHGSPHVVNRLSRFHRSAGLSIDAMRSSSPSLGGGAAGAAAAAAAATGGGGVGGGAGAGGSGSGAAGGIGGESGLFAYHAPSAAAYANPRTPPFPHPTTVQPLAQLRQPANLGAGAGAGSAGGSGSGSGGGGGGGGAGGGSGGLQGHHHHHRQRNSSSSSSDDPSVKPLRVCATFAKARSWLLDPPGCAMRDTPAHRIQRKPVDSLFILAAHGALIQYDLEPRHAAGTPKEKICDDTPIELEVEPKAQWCLQRHEPGLGAGGGDLQPPLSLDNWLIRDRLLEEGLGGSGAGTGTGTGAGGESLDYRRVGGEQHHPHHQPHRGSTGSIHIGGDPQDDRWLSQVEIITHAGPHRRLWMGPQFMFKTYHTPSGSPLSSIDTDAVEVCPGGAGGGVAGCTATVTGRPARSNPLNMPLVGGGCYEHSPRLMNMNEFRHHENLDTEFSSLGPVESQLREDLADAMRESPLTTGRDATGSSAAGQPHQHQHHHQQQPTHHHHHHYHHHHHQQQQQQQQQQQLMSASNNPAVAASATGLSSVSSCSSTSIYSSTHSLSSICDQQQQQQQQHQQLQAQQCHPQQQSDQPQHGSRGPCHHPLHQHHHQETTGPSRPSSAAGGRNVVPGPHPAPAGAITIAKVVNPLGTVTTISTTVTAGVAGGPAGIAGNPTGPASLESDDFRRHENSDEPYLHENCDEALFRPVVTVHAASLAVHEVAADRYRPHPRYRGTSLDRLQDDDDDGAIVVGAVDYDRRPVSQPASLIGRDLIVPVIEEKNLPQQRGGGSGSSSSTKQPPQQPPPSTGAEVPAVRKGRVRHGQPGPGDWRTPEPSKRAGKGKCCASEEFVNVELPPVPPGAPAVGPERGTTEKGRAKGRAKHETLQVVPAEDVAEAIAACAGVALPPLEALKIDDSELFGEEEGEEEGEAEDQGQPAAHEEAAPPPVTAGREEFYDFGASKCEMMDFVQALPPLDEQKVEQEENEVKEEELERTLISFESPCQEGPPECHRQQVTEQLQSVLHGSNILLAMCSSLREGGTKANASPDREEREYQSLGPPEPHGNRGDGGHEIAMSAVAVPASDNGRRRRKHRKESQSSPSGRLVVPDEDDDGEEDDEEEEEEEEEEEEEEEEEGARTVVRAVADAEEDEELQPLIASNKTSSSSLSGAQGKPDTDASGMTTAQATPRTVCTRQQPKQHQQQQQQQQETCDDGEEDGTEPMQDRSEAAAPPPTSTASKQQQQQQQQQQQRATSAPGGTGHGGFGNSGSAATGGNGGNGNGKKKSKKKRK; this is encoded by the exons ATGTCAGCGGagtcacaccagcagcaccagcagcgcatgCGATTGCATCCCAGCAGCGGtggaacgacgatgatgatgggtggtggtggtggtgtggtacgCTGCATTCCGGCGATCGTACCACCGCAGGCGGTCAGCGATCGCTCCATCCTCGACAGTGTCGCCGGGTTCATCAGCGATGTGACACTGCAGTGCCAAACGCCCCTCGGTGACGCCAAGGATCACATCCTTTGGGTGCGGTTCGAGAGTACGGCCGACATCAGCGACCCATCGCTCGGCGATGACTGGGAGCTGGAGGGTGGTATTGCGCCACCGCTTCTCCTGATCCTCGGTTACGTCACCGGTGTCCAG GTTTGGATCGTACCGGCGAACGGGGAAGCGATCGAGGTGCTGTCCTGGCGCCACGGTTCGGTCAAGTGTTTGCGCGTCCtgcccacccccaccccctcgccAGTGTTTGACTGCTCGCTGCCCGATCCGTACACACACAAGCGGCCCCTGATTGCACTGTGCGATAGTGGAACCagtgggggcggggggagtgGTGGCACCGGGCccggccctggccctggccccaCGGGCAACAATGCCACCCCGTGCCCCGCGTACACGGCGGTCAACTTTATCTCGCTGAAGGACGGCGAAACGGTGCGGAGCATCAAGTTCAAGAGCCCGATCGTCGACATCCTGGCGAACCGGGCCTCGATCGTGGTGACGTTCGCCGAGCGGATCGCCGTGTTCGATGCCCGGACCCTCGACGATCGgctgacggtgacgacgtGCCATCCGAGCCCGGGCCTCAACCCGAACCCGGTTGCGCTCGGGCCGCGCTGGATAGCGTACGCCGAGCGGCGTCTCATCCCGTCGAAGCGCTCGAGCGGGGGCTGTGAGGGGGACGGGGTTACCAGCTACACGGCGACCGTACTGAACGCGGCCAAGAGCCTCGGCAAGGGGCTCCGGGAGCTCGGTGAACAGGTGGCCGCGGGCCtgaccggtggcggtgtcggtaCGGGAAGCACCGGCCTAGGGGGGGCGATGGGGCACGGGCCCCATGGTGGCATGGGGTCGGCCGGTGATGGGCCCGGTTCCACTGCCGGGCCTGGCCCGATCGCCACCGATGGCACCCAGCAGCCGGGCGTTGTCACCGTGCTCGATATCAAGTATCCGATCCGGGACATTAGCCCAACGACCGGGACACCGATCGCGTCCAATGggaccgatccgatcgtgGCCCACTTTGTCGCCCACTCGGAAGCGCTGGTTGCGCTGGCGTTCGATGCGCCCGGTATGCTCCTGTTGACCGCGGACCGGCGCGGTCACGATTTCCACGTGTTCCGGTTGCACCCGCACCCGAGCGGTGCGTCGCTGGCCGCAGTGCACCACCTGTACGTGCTGCACCGGGGCGACACGACGGCCAAGGTGCAGGATGTGGCCTTTTCGCTCGATTCGCGCTGGGTGGCGGTGTCGACGTTGCGCGGCACGACGCACGTGTTCCCCGTCACGCCGTACGGGGGACCGGCCGGTGTCCGGACGCACGGGTCACCGCACGTCGTGAACCGGTTGTCGCGCTTCCACCGGTCCGCCGGGTtgtcgatcgatgcgatgcgctcgAGTAGCCCCagccttggtggtggtgccgctggtgccgccgccgccgctgccgccgccacagggggtggtggtgtgggtgggggtgctggcgctggtggcagtggtagcgGGGCCGCCGGGGGGATCGGTGGGGAAAGTGGTCTGTTCGCGTACCACGCACCGTCGGCGGCAGCTTACGCGAACCCCCGCACCCCACCGTTCCCGCACCCGACGACGGTGCAACCGTTGGCGCAGCTGCGCCAACCGGCCAACCTTGGTGCCGGAGCGGGTGCAGGGAgtgctggtggcagtggcagtggcagtggtggtggcggtggcggtggcggcgctggTGGAGGTTCCGGCGGTCTCCagggccatcatcatcatcaccggcagcGCAactcatcctcgtcctcgtcggatGATCCGTCGGTAAAGCCGCTGCGGGTTTGTGCCACGTTCGCGAAGGCACGGTCCTGGTTGCTGGATCCGCCCGGTTGCGCGATGCGCGACACACCCGCCCACCGTATCCAGCGGAAACCGGTCGACTCGCTGTTCATCCTGGCCGCCCACGGTGCCCTCATCCAGTACGACCTGGAACCGCGGCATGCCGCCG GAACGCCCAAAGAGAAGATATGCGACGACACACCGATCGAGCTGGAGGTGGAACCGAAAGCCCAGTGGTGCCTGCAGCGGCACGAGCCCGGACTGGGCGCCGGCGGCGGTGACCTGCAGCCACCGCTCTCGCTCGACAACTGGCTCATACGGGACCGGCTGCTCGAGGAAGGgctcggtggtagtggtgccggaaccggaaccggaaccggagcgggTGGTGAATCACTCGACTATCGGCGGGTCGGTGGCGAGCAGCACCATCCCCATCACCAGCCGCACCGTGGGAGCACCGGGAGCATCCACATCGGCGGTGATCCACAGGACGATCGTTGGCTGTCGCAGGTCGAGATCATCACACACGCCGGCCCACACCGGCGCCTGTGGATGGGGCCGCAGTTTATGTTCAAAACCTACCACACACCGAGCGG CTCACCACTCTCGTCGATCGACACGGACGCAGTGGAGGTGTGCCcggggggtgctggtggtggagtggcCGGGTGTACCGCCACAGTCACCGGTCGGCCCGCACGCTCCAACCCATTGAACATGCCTTTGGTGGGAG GTGGCTGCTACGAGCACAGCCCGCGCCTGATGAACATGAACGAGTTCCGGCACCACGAAAATCTCGACACCGAGTTTTCGTCGCTCGGCCCGGTCGAGTCGCAGCTGCGCGAGGATCTGGCGGATGCGATGCGCGAATCGCCCCTCACCACCGGCCGCGATGCGACAG GTTCTTCTGCAGCAGGAcaaccgcaccagcaccagcaccaccaccagcagcaaccgacgcatcatcaccatcaccactaccaccatcatcatcatcagcagcagcagcagcagcagcagcagcagcagttgatgtCAGCGAGCAATAATCCTGCAGTCGCCGCTAGCGCCACCGGATTGTCTTCGGTATCATCCTGCTCATCCACCTCGATCTACTCGTCAACGCACTCGCTCAGCTCGATttgtgatcagcagcagcagcagcagcagcagcaccaacaattGCAAGCTCAGCAGTGCCATCCACAACAGCAATCGGATCAACCGCAACACGGCAGCAGGGGACCTTGCCATCAtcccctccaccagcaccaccaccaggaaacCACCGGTCCGTCACGCCCCAGCTCAGCAGCAGGCGGTCGAAATGTGGTGCCCGGGCCCCACCCAGCACCGGCCGGTGCCATAACGATCGCCAAGGTCGTCAATCCGCTCGGCACCGTGACGACGATCAGCACCACGGTGACGGCGGGGGTGGCGGGCGGGCCCGCTGGCATCGCTGGTAACCCCACCGGGCCGGCCAGCCTCGAATCGGACGACTTTCGACGGCACGAGAACAGCGACGAACCGTATCTGCACGAGAACTGCGACGAGGCACTGTTCCGCCCGGTCGTGACGGTGCACGCGGCCAGCCTGGCCGTGCACGAGGTGGCGGCCGATCGGTACCGGCCCCACCCCCGTTACCGGGGCACATCACTCGATCGGctccaagacgacgacgacgatggtgccaTCGTGGTCGGTGCGGTGGACTACGATAGGCGCCCCGTTAGCCAGCCGGCATCGCTCATTGGCCGGGATCTGATTGTGCCGGTGATCGAGGAGAAGAATCTACCGCAGCAacgtggcggcggcagcggcagcagcagcagcaccaagcagccaccacaacaaccaccccCCAGCACTGGTGCCGAGGTCCCGGCGGTCCGCAAGGGTCGTGTACGGCACGGGCAACCCGGCCCAGGTGACTGGAGGACACCGGAACCGAGTAAACGGGCCGGGAAAGGAAAGTGTTGCGCGAGCGAGGAGTTCGTGAACGTCGAGCTACCACCGGTTCCCCCCGGTGCCCCCGCAGTCGGGCCGGAACGCGGAACCACGGAAAAGGGGCGGGCAAAAGGACGCGCTAAGCACGAGACCCTCCAGGTGGTACCGGCGGAAGATGTGGCGGAAGCGATTGCGGCGTGCGCCGGCGTTGCCTTACCACCGCTCGAGGCCCTCAAGATCGACGACAGTGAACTGTtcggggaggaggaaggggaggaggaaggggaggCGGAGGACCagggccagccagcggccCACGAGGAAGCAGCGCCCCCCCCGGTCACCGCCGGCCGGGAAGAGTTTTACGATTTTGGCGCCAGCAAGTGCGAGATGATGGACTTTGTGCAAGCGCTGCCACCGCTCGATGAGCAGaaggtggagcaggaggaaaacgaggtgaaggaggaggagctggaacGCACGCTGATCAGCTTCGAAAGCCCGTGCCAGGAGGGCCCCCCGGagtgccaccggcagcaggtgACCGAACAGCTGCAGAGTGTGCTGCACGGCAGCAACATTCTGCTGGCGATGTGTTCGAGCCTCCGGGAAGGCGGCACGAAAGCGAACGCGTCCCCGGACAGGGAGGAGCGGGAGTACCAGAGTCTCGGGCCGCCGGAACCGCACGGGAACCGGGGTGACGGTGGGCACGAGATCGCCATGTCAGCCGTGGCCGTGCCGGCGAGCGACAATGGTAGAAGGCGCCGCAAACACCGGAAAGAGTCCCAGTCGAGTCCGTCCGGTCGTTTGGTGGTGCcagacgaggacgatgacggcgaagaggatgatgaagaggaagaggaggaggaagaggaggaggaggaagaggaggaggaagagggtgcCAGGACGGTGGTGCGTGCCGTGGCCGACgcggaagaagacgaagagcTGCAACCGCTGATCGCGAGCAACAAaacctcctcgtcctcgctgtCCGGTGCCCAAGGGAAACCGGACACTGATGCCAGTGGCATGACAACCGCACAGGCCACGCCAAGGACAGTGTGCACACGCCAGCAAcccaagcagcaccagcagcagcagcagcagcaacaggaaacTTGCGACGATGGCGAAGAGGATGGCACAGAACCGATGCAGGACAggagtgaagcagcagcaccaccaccaacctccACCGCAtccaagcagcaacagcagcagcaacagcagcaacagcaacgtgcAACGTCAGCACCCGGTGGAACAGGGCACGGGGGATTCGGTAACAGCGGGAGCGCTGCAACGGGCGGCAACGGTGGGAACGGGAATGGGAAGAAAAAGtcgaagaaaaagcgaaaataa